GGGCCTGTGGGTGCCTGTGGGTGCCAGGAGGGGGGCCTGTGGATGCCAGTGGGGGCTTGTGGGTGCCAGGAGGGGGCCTGTGGATGCCAGTGGGTGCCTGTGGGTGCCAGGAGGGGGGCCTGTGGATGCCAGTGGGGGCTTGTGGGTGCCAGGAGGGGGCCTGTGGATGCCAGTGGGGGCTTGTGGGTGCCGGTGGGTGCCAGGAGGGGGGCCTGTGGATGCCAGTGGGGGCATGTAGGTGCCTGTGGGTGCCAGGAGGGGGGCCTGTGAATGCCAGTGGGGGCCTGTGGGTGCCTGTGGGTGCCAGGAGGGGGGCCTGTGGATGCCAGTGGGGCTTGTGGGTGCCAGTGGGGGCTTGTGGGTGCTAGTGGGGGCTTATGGGGGGCTTGTGGGAGGCCTGTGGGGAGCCTGTGTTCACCTTCCGTATATCAGATCTGCTGGTAATATGTAGACACAGTGTATGATGATTCCTTTTGTTTTATAACGGGATGTGAATAAAAGGGAGTTCTGGTTTGTTGCTTTCTTATGGTGGttctattttgcttttgttgtttcgcTAAatttaggaggggagggggggggataggggattttctgtctttccctgtctttcttattctctctctttttctttctttcttttctttctttctctctctctttctgtctctctctctctctctctctctctctctctctctctctctctctctctctctctctctctctctctctctctctctctctccctctctccctctctctcctctctctctctctctctctctctctctctctctctctctctctctctctctctctctctccctctctctctctctctgtctctctctctctctctctctctctctctctctctctctctctctctctctctctctctctctttctctctctctctctctctctctttctcactctccctctctctctacccatgtTTACATCCCCCTTCCATTACCTCTACTGCCTCCATTTCTGTCGATCTTACCTCCTAAAGTGTTGGCAGATAAGTGTTGGCAGCCAAGGCAAGGTAAAAGGATGGAAAGTGTAGAGTGTTGCCATCAAAGGGAATGTGCTCAAAGCCATAGACCATCGTTCTGTTGATGGAAGCTCTTAACAAACCGGGTGGAAGCTGGTGGCAGATGACAACAGTGAGGGAAAAGTGGACATacatgggtggagagagagagggaaagagaggaagggaagggagggagcgagagggagaggaagagagagaagggaaagggtgggagagagagagggggagggagggagggagggagcgaaagagagagagaaggaggatagaggaggaaaaggagagagagggggggagaatagagagagggagagaagaaatagagagagtggggagaagaagggagggaggaagagggggaaggggaatagcatacagacaggcagaacagggagattgtagagagagagagagagagagggagcgagaaagaaatagacagacagaagagtgagagagagggcgagagactggaaagagatagaagaaggaaggaagagagagagagagaagagatagagacagagacagagacaggcagacagacagacagaaagacagagaaaagtaaAGCAAAGTAGATAATACCCATaacgatgatagcgatgataacaacgataataataacaatgaaatgagaCCAAGAAACAGgtatacaaacaataacaaaacagaacagagaataggaaaaacaaggaaaaacaaaaaaacaaacaaacataggaaAGGGAGTCGTCCAATTTATGAATAGACGTCAGAGAGTGGAAGAAGGTTGAATGAACAGAGAGACGAAAGAgtcgaagaagagggggaggggggggtgcgagggggagagagaagctaAAGCCGAGGATAAGGATGACTGACAAGGAtgacagaaagaatgaaggagtTAGAGGTGGGAAGAGAGCTGAGAGAAAAGACTTGGGAATCGGCAATAACATGGAAgagtaagtgagaaagaaaaatggctTTATATCTTGTCTCACTTCCCTTTGTCAGATTTTCCTCTTATCCGTTACTAATATTTTCCTGTTATgatattatctatctctctatctatctatctatccctctctttctccatctatctatctatctatctctgtctccctttctctctttttctctctctcactcattcccccccctctctctctctctctctttctctctctctctctctctctctctctctctctctctctctctctctctctcgctctctctctctctctttctttctctttctcttgctctctctctgtgtctgtctgcctctctctctctttctttctctttctctctctctctctctctctctgcctctcttctctctctttctctctctctctctctctctctctctctctctctctctctctctctctctctctctctctctttctctctctctctctctctctctcgctatctctctctctctctctctctctctctctctctctctctctctctctctctctctctttctttctctttctctttctctgtctctcttctctgtctctctctctctctctctctctctctctctctctctctctctctctctctctctctctctctctctctctctctctctttctctctctttctctctctctctcactctctcgctctctcgctctctcgctctctcgctctctctctcgctcgctttctctctctctctctctctctctcctctctctctctctctctttctctattctttctctctctttctctctctcctttctctctttctctctctttctctctctctctctctctctctctctctctctctctctctctctctctctctctctctctctctctctctctctctctctctctctctctctctctctctctctctcgctctcgctctccctctctctctacgtatattTGGatttagtaataatataaaatatatactatacatataaatgtccTTCCGTTAATCAGATTCCGTCAAAACAAATCATCTGTTGATACattgtaacacacacatatacatatatatatatatatatatatatatatatatatatatatatatatatatatatatatatatatgtatatatatatatatatatatatatatatatatgtgtgtgtgtgtgtgtgtgtgtgtgtgtgtgtgtgtgtgtgtgtgtgtgtgtgtgtgtgtatatatatatatatatatatatatatatatatatatatatatatatatatatgtgtgtgtgtgtgtgtgtgtgtgtgtgtgtgtgtgtgtgtgtgtgtgtgtgtgtgtgtgtgtgtgtgcgtgtgtgtgtgtgtgtgtgtgtgtgtgtgtgtgtgtgtgtgtgtgtgtgtgtgtgtgtgtgtgtatatatatatatatatatatatatatatgtgtgtgtgtgtgtgtgtgtgtgtgtgtgtgtgtgtgtgtgtgtgtgtgtgtgtgtgtgtgtgtgtgtgtgtgtgtgtgtgtgtgtgtgtgtgtgcttatcagATGGTGTATATCTACTGTGCATCTACAGCTACTTAAATAACTACTCCACCTCTCTGtccccgtgccccccccctccctctctctctccctgacccacGCGTCACAGAGCACCTAACCCGAGTGCTTGGAGGAACAGACACCAGTTTCGAATGGCTGTccag
The nucleotide sequence above comes from Penaeus vannamei isolate JL-2024 chromosome 6, ASM4276789v1, whole genome shotgun sequence. Encoded proteins:
- the LOC138861928 gene encoding splicing factor 3A subunit 2-like, whose protein sequence is MGEHRLPTGLPQAPHKPPLAPTSPHWHPQAPLASTGPPPGTHRHPQAPTGIHRPPSWHPQAPTCPHWHPQAPLLAPTGTHKPPLASTGPLLAPTSPHWHPQAPLLAPTGTHWHPQAPSWHPQAPTGIHRPPSWHPQAPTGPALPHTRGNFIRQVVRKSIFPLTISFQSGTVDGVDCRF